From Chiloscyllium punctatum isolate Juve2018m chromosome 36, sChiPun1.3, whole genome shotgun sequence, the proteins below share one genomic window:
- the LOC140460564 gene encoding uncharacterized protein — protein MEKPEETQPVEKPWKCGDCGKGFRVPSVLAAHQCNHTGKRPFSSPERAKGFTCSCVLLAHQHIHTGERTSYCSVCGKGFTWVDNLQTHQQFHTGERLFSCHECGKAFSNSSDLLKHRRVHTGERPFSCPECGKAFSDSSNLLRHRRVHTGERPFSCPECGKAFSNSSNLLAHQQVHTGERPFSCPECGKAFSKSSNLLAHQRVHTGERPFSCPECGKAFSNSSDLLRHRRIHTGERPFACPECGKAFSNSSDLLSHRRVHTRERPFSCPECGKGFTRSSKLLAHQWVHTGEKPFACPDCGRRFTLSCNLQRHQRGHQCIQQSDSTSDAAVGHPQG, from the coding sequence atggagaaacccgaggaaaCACAACCTGTTgagaaaccatggaagtgtggcgactgtgggaaggGCTTCCGTGTCCCATCTGTCCTGGCGGCTCATCAGTGCAATCACACTGGGAAGAGGCCGTTCTCCAGCCCCGAGCGGGCAAAGGGCTTTACCTGCTCTTGTGTCCTGCTGGCCCACCAGCATATACACACTGGTGAGAGGACGTCTTACTGCTCCGTATGCGGGAAAGGGTTCACTTGGGTGGACAACCTCCAGACCCACCAGCAattccacacaggggagaggctctTCAGTTGCCACGAGTGCGGgaaagccttcagcaattcctccgacctgctgaagcaccggcgagtccacacgggggagaggccattcagctgccccgaatgcgggaaggccttcagcgactcctccaacctgctgaggcaccggcgggtccacacgggggagaggcccttcagctgcccagagtgtgggaaggccttcagcaattcctccaacctgctggcccatcagcaggtccacacgggggagaggcccttcagctgcccagagtgtgggaaggccttcagtaaatcctccaacctgctggcccatcagcgggtccacacgggggagaggcccttcagctgcccagagtgcgggaaggccttcagcaattcctccgacctgctgagacaccggcgaatccacacaggggagaggccattcgcctgccctgagtgtggtaaggcattcagcaattcctctgacctgttgtcccaccggcgggtccacaccagggaaaggccattcagctgccccgagtgtgggaaggggttcaccCGCTCCTCCAAACTGCTGgcccaccaatgggtccacaccggggagaagccgtttgCCTGCCCCGACTGTGGGCGGAGGTTCACATTGTCCTGCAACTTGCAgaggcaccagcgggggcaccagtgcATCCAACAATCAGATTCCACCAGTGACGCTGCAGTGGGTCACCCACAGGGCTGA